One genomic region from Uloborus diversus isolate 005 chromosome 2, Udiv.v.3.1, whole genome shotgun sequence encodes:
- the LOC129215990 gene encoding excitatory amino acid transporter-like, producing MAGETKADVNAAKIPMIGATVNRLAEVGCWQKTLAWMKINLLLMLTILGVLVGILFGFLARMGNYSEDVVALVSFPGEILMRMLKMLILPLIISSMISGLAQLDPKSSGKMGARALVYYFSTTILAAIVGIVLVLIIHPGDPSIKEEVGTGTEEKKVSTLDAFLDLIRNMFPENLLQACFQQVETSYSKEKPKIIKLDNFTDVINETQYITKRTLSYKDGTNVLGLIIFCIAFGIFAGNMGPDGRIMVHFFVVLNEIVMRIVYLIMWYSPIGIMSLIVGKIMSIADLALTAQQLGMYMLTVIIGLLIHGVITLPGLYFLITRKNPLTFFQGMLQAWVTALGTASSAATLPITFKCLEENNKVDCRVTRFVLPVGATVNMDGTALYEAVAALFIAQMNGIVLSAGEVIAVSLTATAASIGAASVPSAGLVTMLLVLTAVGLPTQDISMIVAVDWLLDRIRTSVNVLGDAYGAGIVYHLSKNELDQMDAELAAREEVEMLDTRKFSIGPRGSIGSGHDGKGHNIKGGEESQI from the exons ATGGCGGGTGAGACGAAGGCGGACGTAAATGCCGCCAAGATTCCGATGATCGGCGCCACAGTTAACAGGCTCGCAGAAGTCGGTTGCTGGCAAAAG ACGCTAGCATGGATGAAGATCAACTTGCTGCTGATGCTCACTATCCTCGGTGTGCTGGTGGGAATTCTCTTCGGATTCTTGGCGCGCATGGGAAATTACAGCGAAGATGTGGTAGCCCTCGTCTCATTCCCTGGAGAAATCCTGATGCGCATGTTAAAAATGCTCATTCTTCCACTCATCATCTCATCCATGATTTCAG GTCTGGCACAACTCGACCCCAAGTCTTCCGGTAAAATGGGCGCCCGAGCCCTCGTCTATTATTTCTCCACCACCATTCTAGCAGCCATAGTCGGCATCGTCCTGGTACTCATCATTCATCCAGGAGATCCTTCCATCAAAGAGGAAGTAGGCACTGGCACAGAAGAAAAGAAGGTCTCCACTCTTGATGCCTTCCTAGATCTCATCAG gaACATGTTTCCCGAAAACTTACTGCAAGCTTGTTTCCAGCAAGTAGAAACAAGTTATTCTAAGGAAAAgccaaaaatcataaaattagacAACTTCACAGACGTCATCAACGAGACACAATACATTACAAAAAGAACTCTCAGTTACAAGGATGGAACAAACGTTCTTG gattGATCATCTTCTGCATCGCTTTTGGCATTTTCGCTGGCAACATGGGGCCAGACGGAAGAATCATGGTTCATTTCTTCGTCGTCCTCAATGAGATTGTCATGCGCATTGTTTACCTCATCATGTG GTATTCTCCTATCGGTATCATGTCGCTGATCGTCGGTAAAATTATGTCCATTGCTGATCTGGCCCTCACTGCTCAGCAGCTTGGAATGTACATGCTGACGGTCATCATCGGATTGCTCATTCACGGCGTTATAACGCTACCGGGGCTCTACTTCTTGATCACACGGAAGAATCCACTCACGTTCTTCCAAGGAATGTTGCAGGCTTGGGTTACAGCTTTGGGGACAGCTTCCAG tgCTGCAACACTACCGATCACGTTCAAGTGCTTGGAGGAGAACAACAAGGTGGACTGCAGGGTGACGCGATTCGTGTTGCCCGTGGGTGCAACGGTCAACATGGACGGAACGGCGCTCTATGAGGCTGTGGCTGCACTCTTCATCGCACAGATGAACGGAATCGTACTTTCTGCTGGAGAAGTCATTGCAGTTAG tcTTACAGCCACAGCTGCTAGTATTGGCGCGGCAAGTGTTCCAAGTGCGGGTCTGGTAACTATGCTTCTTGTGCTGACTGCAGTCGGTCTTCCAACGCAAGACATATCCATGATCGTAGCAGTTGATTGGCTACT GGACCGAATCAGAACATCTGTAAACGTTTTGGGCGATGCTTACGGCGCTGGCATTGTGTATCATTTGTCTAAGAACGAACTGGACCAGATGGATGCTGAACTAGCGGCCAGGGAAGAAGTGGAGATGCTAGATACGAGAAAATTCTCAATCGGACCGAGAGGTAGCATCGGCAGTGGACACGATGGTAAAGGCCACAACATTAAAGGAGGAGAAGAAAGCCAAATCTGA